In Phocoena phocoena chromosome 19, mPhoPho1.1, whole genome shotgun sequence, a genomic segment contains:
- the TACO1 gene encoding translational activator of cytochrome c oxidase 1 — protein sequence MAAWAPVTLSRAAAQCLWARGPGVRVALPRFPPAFQPESPGCSPCEGRTLHLTAEVLAGHNKWSKVRHIKGPKDTERSRVFSKLSLSIRLAVKEGGPNPEFNRNLASILEVCRSKHMPKATIEAALKMEKTKDVYLLYEGRGPGGSSLLIEALSNSSSKCHSDIKHILNKNGGMMAEGARHSFDKKGVIVVGVEDKEKKAVNLERALELAIEAGAEDVKETEDEEETNIFKFICDASSLHQVRKKLDSLGLCSVSCMLEFIPNTKVRLADPDLEQAAHLIQALGNHNDVIHVYDNIE from the exons ATGGCGGCTTGGGCCCCTGTCACCTTGAGCAGGGCCGCTGCCCAGTGCTTGTGGGCGCGAGGCCCCGGGGTCCGGGTGGCTCTTCCGCGCTTCCCCCCGGCCTTCCAGCCTGAGTCCCCAGGCTGTAGCCCCTGTGAGGGCCGGACGCTGCACCTCACGGCAGAAGTCCTCGCCGGGCACAACAAGTGGTCCAAAGTCCGGCACATCAAGGGTCCCAAGGACACCGAAAGGAGTCGCGTCTTCTCTAAGCTCAGTTTGAGCATTCGCCTAGCGGTTAAAG AAGGAGGCCCCAACCCCGAGTTCAATAGAAACCTGGCCAGCATCTTAGAGGTGTGTCGCAGCAAGCACATGCCCAAGGCAACAATTGAGGCAGCACTGAAAATGGAG AAAACCAAGGACGTTTATTTGTTGTATGAGGGCCGAGGCCCTGGTGGCTCTTCTCTTCTCATTGAGGCGTTATCTAACAGTAGCTCCAAGTGCCACTCGGACATCAAACATATCCTGAACAAGAATGG GGGAATGATGGCTGAAGGAGCTCGCCACTCCTTTGACAAAAAGGGGGTGATCGTGGTTGGAGTGGAGGACAAAGAGAAGAAAGCTGTGAATCTGGAGCGTGCCCTGGAGCTGGCAATAGAAGCAGGAGCTGAGGATgtcaaggaaactgaagatgaagaggaaacaaacatttttaaa TTTATTTGTGATGCCTCTTCACTGCATCAGGTGAGGAAGAAGCTGGACTCCCTGGGCCTGTGTTCTGTGTCCTGTATGCTAGAGTTCATCCCCAACACAAAGGTGCGGCTGGCTGACCCTGACCTGGAGCAGGCTGCCCATCTCATCCAGGCTCTCGGCAACCACAATGACGTGATCCACGTCTATGACAACATTGAGTAG